One window from the genome of Musa acuminata AAA Group cultivar baxijiao chromosome BXJ1-4, Cavendish_Baxijiao_AAA, whole genome shotgun sequence encodes:
- the LOC135584581 gene encoding probable methyltransferase PMT27 — translation MAGFGKSSRAGKRHASSSMSSFSYYVTIVVFVAFCILGVWMLSSSSVIPPHATTDTSSRISSSYSSASKSGASRIVAFRDPPPDAEEDAIKGDDGGEDENRSGSKISSLGESRDTSSDQENQIDSASSRRENENRSGGEEESKGRQELERPQEAEETQNGSNEENQEQPVGENKEEGEKGNRGGDQRLVGRDLDGGTPDGKRLSEEEIHEQEQREHDEQLPVGEGEESQQETQQPQQTGSDSQEEQIHEEQQRQHDEQLPSREGEENQREPEQQQQTGSDSQEEQIHEEQQREHDEQLPGGEGEQNQQESQQLQQTEGDSLGNQQESQPEIDENHDQVEQIQQVTNENQPQREESVDESQTQSDEKAEAGSNESQQQEETGGGGNDQQQPQMEEEIANDSEQEGNGQQSEKLNDPNAGESLSDRAQSDASKDSGGDRKMPWATQADHSDNEKERRREENLSEGSDSEGNAGNSLGQEWKLCNVTAGPDYIPCLDNEKAIKQLHSFRHFEHRERHCPEEGPTCLVRLPDGYKRSIEWPKSRDRIWYSNVPRTKLAEVKGHQNWVKVTGEYLTFPGGGTQFIHGALHYIDFIQQSVRDITWGKRSRVVLDVGCGVASFGGYLFERDVLTMSFAPKDEHEAQVQFALERGIPAISAVMGSQRLPFPSMVFDVVHCARCRVPWHAEGGTLLLELNRVLRPGGYFVWSATPVYQKLIEDVDIWKAMKSLTISMCWDLVAVKKDKLNSVAAAFYRKPISNECYDNRKRHSPPMCKDEDDPNAAWHIPLKPCMHRVPVDGSERASRWPKEWPRRLQVPPYWLNSSQMGIYRKPAPVDFTSDYEHWKRVVAKSYLTGFGIRWSNVRNVMDMRAVYGGFAAALKDLKVWVMNVVNIDDPDTLPIIYERGLFGIYHDWCESFSTYPRSYDLLHADRLFSQIKQRCKILPLIAEVDRIVRPGGKIIVRDDSVTTSEVESLLKSLHWEVRLTFSKDQEGILCAEKSEWRPEKLTDSA, via the exons ATGGCTGGCTTTGGCAAGAGCTCGCGGGCGGGGAAGCGCCATGCGTCGTCGTCCATGTCGTCCTTCTCCTACTACGTTACCATTGTGGTCTTCGTGGCGTTCTGCATACTGGGAGTGTGGATGCTGTCTTCCTCTTCCGTCATCCCGCCTCACGCGACCACCGACACCAGCTCTCGTATCTCCTCCTCGTATTCGTCGGCCTCCAAGTCTGGCGCTTCTCGCATCGTCGCCTTCAGAGACCCTCCTCCGGACGCGGAGGAGGACGCCATTAAAGGTGACGACGGTGGCGAGGACGAGAACAGGTCCGGTTCCAAGATCTCTTCCCTTGGGGAGTCCAGGGACACGAGCTCGGATCAAGAGAACCAGATCGATTCGGCTTCCTCCCGTAGAGAGAACGAGAACAGGTCCGGAGGCGAAGAAGAATCTAAAGGCAGGCAGGAACTCGAGCGTCCGCAGGAGGCGGAGGAGACCCAAAACGGCAGCAATGAAGAGAACCAGGAGCAGCCGGTCGGAGAGAACAAGGAAGAGGGAGAGAAGGGGAATCGTGGCGGAGATCAGCGGCTGGTGGGTCGCGATTTGGACGGAGGAACACCGGACGGCAAGCGGCTGAGCGAGGAGGAAATCCATGAACAGGAGCAGAGGGAGCACGACGAACAGCTACCGGTCGGCGAGGGGGAGGAGAGCCAGCAAGAAACCCAGCAGCCGCAGCAGACCGGGAGTGACAGCCAGGAGGAGCAAATCCACGAAGAGCAGCAGAGGCAGCACGACGAGCAGTTACCGAGCCGCGAGGGCGAGGAGAACCAGCGAGAAcctgagcagcagcagcagactgGGAGCGACAGTCAAGAGGAGCAAATCCACGAAGAGCAGCAGAGGGAGCACGACGAGCAGCTACCCGGTGGTGAGGGCGAGCAGAACCAGCAAGAATCCCAGCAGCTGCAGCAGACTGAAGGTGACAGCCTAGGGAATCAGCAGGAGAGCCAGCCTGAGATTGACGAGAACCATGACCAAGTGGAGCAGATACAGCAGGTTACCAATGAGAACCAACCACAGAGAGAAGAGTCGGTTGATGAGAGCCAAACGCAGTCTGATGAGAAAGCAGAGGCGGGATCAAACGAGAgccagcaacaagaagaaacagGAGGAGGTGGCAACGACCAGCAGCAGCCACAGATGGAAGAGGAGATCGCCAATGACTCAGAACAAGAAGGCAATGGACAACAGAGCGAGAAACTGAATGACCCTAATGCAGGTGAGTCTCTGTCAGACAGGGCACAGTCAGATGCATCTAAGGACAGCGGCGGTGACAGGAAGATGCCATGGGCGACACAGGCCGACCACTCCGATAACGAGAaggaaaggagaagagaggagaattTGAGCGAAGGCAGCGATTCAGAGGGGAATGCTGGGAACTCACTTGGACAGGAGTGGAAGCTCTGCAATGTCACTGCTGGCCCTGACTACATCCCTTGTCTTGACAATGAGAAGGCCATCAAGCAGCTACATAGCTTCAGACACTTTGAACACCGAGAGCGGCACTGCCCAGAGGAAGGCCCGACATGCCTGGTGCGTCTTCCAGATGGATACAAGCGATCCATCGAGTGGCCAAAGAGTAGAGACAGG ATATGGTACAGCAATGTGCCTCGCACAAAGCTTGCGGAAGTGAAGGGTCATCAGAACTGGGTGAAAGTCACAGGAGAATACCTCACGTTTCCTGGTGGTGGAACACAGTTCATACATGGGGCACTTCATTATATCGATTTCATCCAGCAG TCAGTACGTGATATTACTTGGGGAAAGCGTAGCCGTGTGGTACTAGATGTTGGCTGTGGGGTGGCCAGCTTTGGTGGCTATCTCTTTGAGAGAGACGTTCTTACAATGTCTTTTGCTCCAAAAGATGAACATGAAGCTCAAGTTCAGTTTGCATTGGAGCGAGGAATCCCAGCAATATCTGCAGTAATGGGTTCTCAGCGTCTGCCATTTCCCAGCATGGTCTTTGATGTTGTGCATTGTGCACGCTGCCGTGTCCCATGGCATGCAGAGG GTGGTACTCTTCTGTTGGAACTAAACCGAGTCTTGCGACCCGGAGGATACTTTGTCTGGTCAGCAACACCGGTTTATCAGAAACTGATAGAAGATGTGGATATCTGGAAAG CCATGAAATCTCTTACTATATCCATGTGCTGGGACCTTGTTGCTGTCAAGAAGGACAAATTGAATTCTGTTGCTGCTGCCTTCTATCGTAAGCCTATTTCAAATGAGTGTTATGACAATAGAAAGCGTCATAGTCCACCCATGTGCAAGGATGAGGATGATCCAAACGCAGCTTG GCACATACCCTTAAAACCCTGCATGCATAGAGTGCCGGTTGATGGATCTGAAAGAGCGTCACGGTGGCCCAAAGAATGGCCACGCCGGTTGCAGGTGCCCCCTTACTGGTTAAACAGCTCTCAGATGGGAATCTACAGGAAGCCAGCCCCTGTTGATTTCACATCAGATTATGAACACTGGAAGCGAGTTGTAGCAAAATCTTATCTCACTGGTTTTGGCATTCGCTGGTCCAACGTGAGAAATGTCATGGACATGAGAGCAGTCTATGGAGG ATTTGCAGCTGCACTAAAAGATTTAAAGGTCTGGGTCATGAATGTGGTGAATATTGATGACCCTGACACGCTGCCCATAATATACGAGCGTGGGCTTTTCGGAATTTACCATGACTGGTGTGAATCTTTCAGCACCTATCCCAGATCCTATGACTTGCTGCATGCTGATCGCTTGTTTTCTCAGATAAAACAGAG GTGTAAGATTTTGCCTCTGATAGCCGAGGTTGATAGGATAGTGAGGCCAGGTGGTAAAATCATTGTTCGTGATGATTCTGTCACTACAAGTGAAGTTGAGAGTCTACTGAAATCACTGCACTGGGAAGTCCGTTTGACCTTTTCCAAAGATCAAGAGGGAATACTTTGTGCAGAGAAATCCGAGTGGCGACCTGAGAAACTAACTGATTCAGCTTGA